A region of Sulfurimonas sp. DNA encodes the following proteins:
- the purE gene encoding 5-(carboxyamino)imidazole ribonucleotide mutase has translation MKFVSIIIGSKSDYEVMKSCSDTLEAFGVNFEMIISSAHRSPERTKEYIQSAEAKGAQVFIAAAGMAAHLAGVLSSKTVKPIIGVPMSASALGGIDALLSTVQMPAGMPVATVAIGKAGAINSAYLAMQILALNNDELSVKLKEDRIAKAKKVEVDSLEIETIIS, from the coding sequence ATGAAATTTGTATCGATAATAATAGGTTCAAAAAGTGATTATGAAGTTATGAAATCTTGTTCTGATACGCTTGAAGCTTTTGGAGTTAATTTTGAGATGATAATCTCTTCAGCACATCGTTCTCCAGAGAGAACAAAAGAGTATATTCAAAGTGCTGAAGCTAAAGGTGCACAAGTGTTTATTGCTGCAGCTGGAATGGCTGCTCACTTAGCTGGTGTACTTTCGTCTAAAACAGTTAAACCAATTATTGGTGTTCCTATGAGTGCTTCAGCTCTTGGTGGTATAGATGCATTACTTTCAACTGTTCAGATGCCAGCTGGTATGCCTGTTGCTACTGTTGCTATAGGAAAAGCAGGCGCAATAAACTCAGCATACTTAGCGATGCAAATACTTGCTCTTAATAATGATGAGTTATCAGTAAAACTAAAAGAAGATAGAATTGCAAAAGCTAAAAAAGTCGAAGTTGATTCTTTGGAAATAGAAACAATTATATCTTAA
- a CDS encoding U32 family peptidase, with product MQKVELLSPAGTLEKLKIALDFGADAVYGGVSHFSLRIRSGKEFSMEEFKEGIDYAHARGKKVYTTINGFPFNSQITLLKKHILAMAELKPDAFIVATPGVLKLCNDLAPQIPLHLSTQANVMNILDAKIFYDMGAVRIITAREISLKDLVAIKTELPDLELEIFVHGSMCFAYSGRCLISTLQSGRVPNRGSCANDCRFPYEIYAANPETGTLFRLEEDEGVGTYVMNAKDLNLASHMKEILNSNVVDSIKIEGRTKTAYYAGVTAKAYRMALNDYYEDKFDDSKYQYELQSLQNRGYTDAYLISRPFEKNDSQSIDFSIQLGTHQVSGVVTQEGTHFLCKYKTFRNDEMEIVAPLGSKIEFVDNEIGSTYEKDGKIYLKLKQLLAQNKKIWDEIHSGNVNPITLPTSMPAYTFLRIPSDANMGTNPKSN from the coding sequence ATGCAAAAAGTTGAATTGTTATCCCCTGCGGGAACACTAGAAAAATTAAAAATTGCACTAGATTTTGGGGCAGATGCTGTTTATGGTGGTGTTAGTCACTTTTCTCTTCGTATACGAAGTGGTAAAGAATTTTCTATGGAAGAATTTAAAGAAGGCATAGATTATGCCCATGCTCGTGGTAAAAAAGTATATACAACTATAAACGGATTTCCTTTTAACTCTCAAATCACACTTTTAAAAAAACATATCTTAGCAATGGCGGAGTTAAAGCCAGATGCTTTTATAGTTGCAACTCCTGGAGTTTTAAAACTTTGTAATGATTTAGCTCCACAAATTCCTTTGCATCTATCAACTCAAGCAAATGTAATGAATATTTTAGATGCAAAAATATTTTATGATATGGGTGCTGTTCGGATAATTACTGCACGAGAGATATCTTTAAAGGATTTAGTAGCTATAAAAACAGAACTTCCAGATTTAGAATTAGAGATTTTTGTTCATGGAAGTATGTGTTTTGCGTATAGTGGACGCTGTCTTATTTCAACTCTTCAAAGTGGTCGAGTTCCAAATCGTGGAAGTTGTGCAAATGATTGTAGATTTCCTTATGAGATTTATGCGGCGAACCCTGAAACTGGAACGCTATTTAGGCTTGAAGAAGATGAGGGTGTTGGAACATATGTAATGAATGCAAAAGATTTAAATCTTGCTTCTCATATGAAAGAAATCCTTAATTCTAATGTTGTTGATTCCATTAAAATAGAAGGTCGAACAAAAACAGCTTATTATGCTGGAGTTACTGCAAAAGCTTATAGAATGGCACTGAATGACTACTATGAAGATAAGTTTGATGATTCAAAATATCAATATGAACTGCAATCTTTACAAAATCGTGGATATACAGATGCCTATTTGATTTCTAGACCTTTTGAGAAAAATGATTCACAAAGTATAGACTTCTCTATACAACTCGGAACTCATCAAGTAAGTGGTGTGGTTACACAAGAAGGAACACATTTTTTATGCAAATATAAAACTTTTCGAAATGATGAAATGGAAATAGTTGCTCCACTAGGAAGTAAAATAGAATTTGTCGATAATGAGATAGGTTCAACTTATGAAAAAGATGGAAAAATTTACTTAAAATTAAAACAACTTTTGGCACAAAACAAAAAAATATGGGATGAGATTCATAGTGGAAATGTAAATCCTATAACCTTGCCAACTTCTATGCCAGCATATACATTTTTGAGAATACCTTCAGATGCTAATATGGGTACAAATCCAAAGAGCAATTAA
- a CDS encoding EAL domain-containing protein, producing the protein MTKFKMQLMEQFLNSPHIGILIVDRNRNNLLVNNCLNEMFGYEDGELIKKTASILHISKQAYIDFGIEAFNLVLAGKPVGIDYKFRHKNGTIFWAHISGDLIEERDSVLWTIVDITKRKELELKNAQQAKIIEEIHDCVITSDLKGNITSCNEGSEKLLGYKSSEIVGKHASYMYLKADYVEFSTSIKKLRKNGEYRAETRLLKKSKDVAYVDLTLATLKDEYLNPIGFIGYAKDITAKKLAEKGLADTNYNLKQYMDAIDKIEIGIFVVNDDFSIRFMNKTMLDWFGNQEGKTCYSSIAGLSEPCSYCKLEEVIYKNHKVTYEATIGDGQSFEIVATSIKNLDGTTSKMEIIRNVTEQKKIAQALEHQAQHDALTGLPNRFLFHDRLEQAIEKADRANTIMALFFIDLDHFKEINDSFGHKTGDEVLKIVAQRLEKTIRKKDTLARLGGDEFTVIIDDLKLAQDASKLAQKIIDSLAKPMIINNNELYVSSSIGISFFPDDGNNAQNLLKYADSAMYKAKVEGRNNFQFYSSEMTELAFERVVMEASLRAALKNEEFIVYYQPQIDAKKDKLLGMEALVRWNHPTMGIVSPAKFIPLAELTGLIVELDRLVMKQAMKQVSAWHKEGLNPGRLSLNLAMKQLQKKDFISFLKNMMIETECKSQWLEFEVTEGQIMTNPEEAIKILNQISELGIELAVDDFGTGYSSLAYLKKLPIDKLKIDQSFIRDLPTDEEDAAITKAVIALASSLNLKTIAEGVESIEQKDFLVNNGCSYIQGYFYSKPVPSNEMEVKLKNKMI; encoded by the coding sequence ATGACTAAATTTAAAATGCAACTAATGGAACAATTTTTAAATAGCCCACATATCGGGATTTTAATTGTTGATAGAAACCGTAACAACCTGTTGGTAAATAATTGTTTAAATGAAATGTTTGGTTATGAAGATGGAGAGTTGATAAAGAAAACTGCGTCGATCCTTCATATCTCAAAACAAGCATATATAGATTTTGGTATAGAAGCATTTAATCTTGTTCTTGCAGGTAAGCCTGTTGGAATTGATTATAAATTTAGACATAAAAATGGAACTATTTTTTGGGCACATATTTCTGGAGATTTAATAGAAGAAAGAGATTCAGTTCTTTGGACTATTGTTGATATAACAAAAAGAAAAGAGTTAGAGTTAAAAAATGCACAGCAGGCAAAAATAATTGAAGAAATTCATGATTGTGTTATAACTAGTGATTTAAAGGGTAACATTACTAGCTGTAATGAAGGTTCAGAAAAATTACTAGGTTATAAATCAAGTGAGATAGTAGGTAAACATGCTAGTTACATGTATCTAAAAGCAGACTATGTTGAATTTAGTACAAGTATTAAGAAGCTTAGAAAAAACGGCGAATATAGGGCAGAAACTAGACTATTAAAAAAATCAAAAGATGTTGCTTATGTTGATTTAACTTTAGCAACTCTAAAAGATGAATATTTAAATCCAATTGGTTTCATAGGATATGCTAAAGATATAACTGCTAAAAAACTAGCAGAAAAGGGATTAGCAGATACTAATTATAATCTGAAACAATATATGGATGCTATAGATAAAATTGAGATTGGTATTTTTGTTGTTAATGATGATTTTAGTATTCGATTTATGAACAAGACTATGCTAGATTGGTTTGGTAATCAAGAAGGTAAAACTTGCTACTCTTCTATAGCAGGTTTATCTGAACCATGTTCTTACTGTAAACTTGAAGAAGTAATTTATAAAAATCATAAAGTCACTTATGAAGCAACTATTGGAGATGGGCAATCTTTTGAAATTGTTGCAACATCTATTAAAAATTTAGATGGAACAACAAGTAAAATGGAGATTATAAGAAATGTAACAGAACAAAAAAAGATAGCTCAAGCCTTGGAACATCAAGCACAGCATGATGCTTTAACGGGGCTTCCAAACAGGTTTCTGTTCCATGATAGACTAGAACAAGCAATAGAAAAAGCAGACAGAGCAAACACAATAATGGCATTATTTTTTATAGACCTTGACCATTTTAAAGAAATAAATGATTCTTTTGGACATAAGACTGGAGATGAAGTTTTAAAAATTGTTGCACAAAGACTAGAGAAAACTATAAGAAAAAAAGATACTCTCGCTCGCTTGGGCGGTGATGAATTTACTGTCATAATAGATGATTTAAAACTAGCTCAAGATGCATCTAAATTAGCTCAAAAAATTATAGATAGTTTAGCTAAGCCAATGATTATAAATAATAATGAACTTTATGTATCTAGTAGTATAGGCATAAGCTTTTTTCCAGATGATGGCAATAACGCTCAAAACCTTCTTAAATATGCTGACTCTGCAATGTATAAAGCAAAAGTAGAAGGGCGAAATAATTTTCAGTTTTATTCATCAGAAATGACAGAGTTGGCATTTGAAAGAGTTGTTATGGAAGCAAGTTTAAGAGCAGCACTTAAAAATGAAGAGTTTATAGTTTATTATCAACCGCAAATAGATGCAAAAAAAGACAAGCTACTAGGAATGGAAGCTTTAGTAAGATGGAATCACCCTACAATGGGTATAGTAAGCCCTGCAAAGTTTATCCCCTTAGCAGAATTAACAGGACTAATAGTAGAGCTAGATAGGTTGGTAATGAAACAAGCGATGAAGCAAGTTTCAGCTTGGCATAAGGAAGGCTTGAATCCTGGAAGGTTATCACTAAACTTGGCAATGAAACAGTTACAAAAAAAAGATTTTATAAGCTTTTTAAAAAATATGATGATAGAAACAGAGTGTAAATCACAATGGCTTGAATTTGAGGTGACAGAAGGTCAAATAATGACTAATCCTGAAGAAGCCATCAAAATTTTGAACCAAATATCTGAACTTGGAATAGAGCTAGCCGTTGATGATTTTGGAACAGGATATTCATCTTTAGCATACTTAAAGAAATTGCCAATTGACAAATTAAAAATAGATCAATCTTTTATACGAGATTTACCAACAGATGAAGAAGATGCAGCAATAACAAAAGCAGTTATAGCATTAGCTTCATCACTAAACTTAAAAACAATAGCAGAGGGAGTTGAAAGTATAGAACAAAAAGATTTTTTAGTAAACAATGGTTGTTCTTATATTCAGGGATATTTTTATTCAAAACCTGTTCCATCTAATGAGATGGAAGTTAAGTTGAAAAATAAAATGATATAA